A single genomic interval of Rhodanobacteraceae bacterium harbors:
- a CDS encoding amidohydrolase, with amino-acid sequence MRLAMSTLISALLLCAGLATEPAVAEDQGASPLTPQLLDQVVGWRRDFHQHPELGNRETRTAGIVAEHLRQLGYEVRTGVAHTGVVAYLRGASERPLIAIRADIDALPVTEEVDLPIASKAQAEFRGEKVGVMHACGHDAHTAMQMGIASALAAQKDTLQGSILLIFQPAEEGPPEGEEGGAPLMLKDGVFAPPRKPDAVLGMHVFSNMHVGTVGVRAGPFMAESDSFKIIVKGVQTHGSRPWMGVDPVLVAARIVDGLQSIVSRRVDITRSPAVVSVGAIKGGIRYNIIPDQVEMIGTVRSFEIPVRDAIWADIQQIAEHTAAAHGASAETSFAQHTLVTRNDVALTERLRPALARAPGVTRLIEIPMSTVAEDFAYFAEEVPGFYFFVGATPLDQDPATAPSNHSPKFYLDEGALAVGMAAMLEVVSEAVKR; translated from the coding sequence ATGCGATTGGCAATGTCAACGCTGATTTCAGCCCTGCTGCTGTGCGCCGGGCTGGCCACCGAGCCCGCAGTGGCTGAGGATCAGGGCGCATCCCCGCTGACACCACAGTTGCTGGATCAGGTGGTCGGCTGGCGCCGCGATTTCCATCAGCACCCGGAGCTCGGCAATCGCGAAACCCGCACCGCCGGCATTGTTGCCGAGCATCTGCGGCAACTCGGCTATGAAGTGCGCACCGGCGTTGCCCACACCGGCGTTGTCGCCTATCTGCGCGGTGCCAGCGAACGCCCGCTGATCGCCATCCGCGCCGACATCGACGCCCTGCCGGTCACCGAGGAAGTCGATCTGCCCATTGCGTCCAAGGCCCAGGCGGAGTTCCGCGGCGAGAAGGTCGGGGTCATGCATGCCTGTGGCCACGATGCGCATACGGCCATGCAGATGGGTATCGCCAGCGCGCTGGCGGCGCAGAAAGACACGCTGCAGGGTTCGATCCTGCTGATCTTCCAGCCCGCCGAGGAAGGCCCGCCCGAAGGCGAGGAGGGTGGCGCCCCGCTGATGCTCAAGGACGGCGTCTTTGCGCCGCCACGCAAGCCAGACGCAGTGCTCGGCATGCATGTGTTCTCGAACATGCACGTGGGCACAGTGGGCGTACGTGCCGGCCCCTTCATGGCCGAATCCGACAGTTTCAAGATCATCGTCAAGGGCGTGCAAACCCATGGCTCGAGGCCATGGATGGGCGTTGATCCGGTGCTGGTGGCTGCGCGCATCGTCGATGGTTTGCAGAGCATCGTCAGTCGTCGCGTCGACATCACCCGTTCGCCAGCCGTGGTCTCGGTGGGCGCGATCAAGGGTGGCATCCGCTACAACATCATCCCCGATCAGGTCGAGATGATCGGCACCGTGCGCAGCTTCGAAATCCCAGTGCGCGACGCCATCTGGGCCGACATCCAGCAGATCGCCGAACACACCGCCGCCGCCCACGGCGCCAGTGCCGAGACCAGTTTCGCCCAGCACACCCTGGTAACCCGCAACGATGTAGCGCTGACCGAACGTCTGCGCCCAGCACTCGCCCGCGCCCCGGGCGTGACCCGGCTCATCGAGATCCCGATGTCCACCGTGGCCGAGGACTTCGCCTATTTCGCCGAGGAAGTGCCCGGTTTCTACTTCTTCGTTGGCGCCACCCCCTTGGATCAGGATCCGGCCACGGCACCATCCAACCATTCCCCCAAGTTCTACCTGGATGAGGGCGCACTGGCGGTGGGCATGGCGGCGATGCTGGAGGTGGTTTCTGAAGCAGTAAAACGTTAA
- a CDS encoding ABC transporter permease — MTPLYNGIVSIGRGTVRMVDELGYFGALLIETFYFTFAGWRVGQPLRIKAVFEQIRQIGVDAVPIVALLAVTIGLSLAINGIAQLERFGAESAIVVGLGIGVTREFGPLITGIVIAGRTASALAARIGSMTVSQEVDALRVIGVEPVRYLAAPPMIAALIMMPCLTLIADFFAIVGGAVFALSAVDMSLSGFLYQCLVVLEPWDINQGLIKSVVFGALIVLIGVATGFSVTGGAEGVGRATTRAVVLSICAILVADMVFSFFLNR, encoded by the coding sequence ATGACTCCCCTCTACAACGGCATCGTCTCGATCGGCCGCGGCACGGTGCGGATGGTCGATGAACTGGGTTATTTCGGCGCGCTGCTGATCGAGACCTTCTATTTCACCTTTGCCGGCTGGCGGGTCGGGCAACCGCTGCGGATCAAGGCGGTGTTCGAGCAGATCCGCCAGATCGGCGTCGACGCGGTGCCGATCGTGGCGCTGCTGGCGGTGACCATCGGCCTGTCGCTGGCGATCAATGGCATTGCCCAGCTCGAACGCTTCGGCGCCGAGAGTGCGATCGTGGTTGGCCTGGGCATCGGCGTCACCCGCGAATTCGGCCCGCTGATCACCGGCATCGTCATCGCCGGCCGCACCGCCTCGGCGCTGGCAGCGCGAATCGGCTCAATGACCGTATCGCAAGAGGTGGATGCGCTGCGCGTGATCGGCGTTGAACCGGTGCGCTATCTGGCGGCACCGCCGATGATCGCGGCGCTGATCATGATGCCCTGCCTGACCCTGATCGCCGATTTCTTCGCCATCGTCGGCGGCGCCGTGTTCGCGCTGTCGGCCGTGGACATGAGCCTGTCCGGCTTTCTCTACCAGTGCCTGGTGGTGCTGGAACCCTGGGACATCAATCAGGGCCTGATCAAGAGCGTGGTCTTCGGCGCCCTGATCGTGCTGATCGGCGTGGCCACCGGCTTCTCCGTCACCGGCGGCGCCGAAGGCGTAGGCCGCGCCACCACCCGCGCCGTGGTCCTGAGCATCTGCGCCATCCTGGTCGCGGACATGGTGTTCAGTTTCTTCTTGAATCGGTGA
- a CDS encoding STAS domain-containing protein, with product MSDVNDCATEDHQDIRLVRVRGEVDLSWSQRLRKSILDSLAASKHVAVDLSAVTYIDSSGIAALVEGFQNARGKSQRFSLVAVSKPVIAVLELARLDRVFPIFADLEEARK from the coding sequence GTGAGTGACGTCAACGACTGTGCTACCGAAGACCATCAAGACATCCGGCTGGTCCGGGTTCGAGGCGAGGTTGATCTGTCCTGGTCGCAGCGCTTGCGCAAGAGCATCCTGGACTCGCTGGCCGCCAGCAAGCATGTCGCCGTCGACCTGTCGGCCGTGACCTATATCGATTCCTCCGGGATCGCCGCCCTGGTCGAAGGCTTCCAGAACGCCCGCGGCAAGAGCCAGAGGTTCAGTCTGGTCGCGGTCAGCAAACCGGTCATCGCGGTGCTGGAACTGGCTCGCCTGGACCGCGTGTTTCCGATCTTTGCCGATCTGGAAGAGGCGAGGAAATGA
- a CDS encoding SpoIIE family protein phosphatase has translation MSPSTHLAGIGAEEAGILADFSHAFAASMDVGETLRRAVSQIADHMNAEAAAVFLTDPLTGDIECRACAGPVDVVGLRVQRGKGIVGRAIAANRVEMVRDTSLDPDYLGDQRGFHTRSILCAPLDSADGAIGALQVLNKRDGALFDQHDANVLRLLAVPTALALNNARLTRELVEQNRIKREFQLARQMQKTLLPARRRDFPVTALNLPAREISGDFYDYFELADGRIAFCVGDVAGKGMDAALLMVRASSCLRWAGRDGTPPGQWLTKVNRELSETVTRGMFVCAVAGYYDPATSCIEMANAGFPPLLLRRADESVQELPADGPPLGILGDFQYREERVALAGGSLYAFSDGVTDVRGPERRPIGIEGVRDLISRVSGLSPRARVRAIVGQLRKMTLADDTTLMLIADDRAPARYLGGLAGSSDPENLRLVRRKVTEVLTQLGFGEKQRQTMVLAVDEAVANVIRHAYGGCCEGRVELSVWLDTDAVRFELRDYADPVDPNLIKPRDLSECRPGGLGINLIDSVMDHWVFRHPEEGGGNLLTMIKRLP, from the coding sequence GTGTCGCCGTCCACCCATCTGGCCGGTATCGGCGCGGAGGAGGCCGGCATCCTCGCCGACTTCAGCCACGCCTTTGCGGCCTCGATGGACGTGGGCGAGACCCTCAGGCGCGCCGTCTCGCAGATTGCCGATCACATGAATGCCGAAGCCGCGGCGGTCTTTCTGACCGATCCGCTGACCGGCGACATCGAGTGCCGCGCCTGCGCCGGACCGGTGGATGTGGTCGGACTACGGGTGCAGCGCGGCAAGGGCATCGTCGGCCGGGCGATCGCCGCGAACCGGGTGGAGATGGTGCGCGACACCAGTCTTGATCCGGACTATCTCGGCGACCAGCGCGGTTTTCACACCCGCTCCATTCTGTGCGCCCCCTTGGATTCCGCCGACGGCGCCATCGGTGCGCTGCAGGTGCTGAACAAGCGCGACGGCGCCCTGTTCGACCAGCACGACGCCAATGTGCTGCGGCTGCTGGCCGTGCCGACCGCGCTGGCGCTCAACAATGCCCGCCTGACCCGGGAACTGGTCGAACAGAACCGCATCAAGCGCGAATTCCAGTTGGCGCGGCAGATGCAGAAAACGCTGCTGCCGGCGCGTCGGCGCGACTTTCCGGTGACCGCGCTGAATCTGCCGGCGCGCGAGATTTCCGGAGACTTCTACGACTACTTCGAACTGGCTGACGGCCGCATCGCCTTCTGCGTCGGCGACGTTGCCGGCAAGGGCATGGACGCCGCGCTGCTGATGGTGCGGGCGTCGAGCTGCCTGCGCTGGGCCGGCCGCGATGGCACGCCGCCGGGTCAATGGCTGACCAAGGTCAATCGCGAGCTCAGCGAAACCGTCACCCGGGGCATGTTCGTCTGCGCCGTCGCCGGCTACTACGACCCGGCCACCAGTTGCATCGAGATGGCCAATGCCGGCTTTCCGCCGCTGCTGCTCAGACGCGCCGACGAAAGCGTGCAGGAGCTGCCAGCCGATGGCCCGCCGCTGGGCATACTCGGTGACTTTCAATACCGCGAGGAACGCGTGGCTCTTGCCGGCGGCAGCCTCTATGCCTTTTCCGATGGTGTGACCGATGTGCGCGGCCCCGAGCGCCGACCGATCGGCATCGAAGGCGTGCGCGATCTGATTTCGCGCGTGTCAGGCCTGAGTCCGCGCGCGCGCGTCCGCGCCATCGTGGGCCAGTTGCGCAAGATGACCCTCGCCGACGACACCACATTGATGCTGATCGCCGATGATAGGGCCCCGGCCCGCTATCTGGGCGGCCTGGCCGGCTCCAGCGACCCGGAAAACCTGCGACTGGTGAGGCGCAAGGTCACGGAGGTGCTGACCCAGCTCGGCTTTGGCGAGAAGCAGCGGCAGACCATGGTGCTGGCGGTGGATGAGGCTGTAGCCAATGTGATCCGCCACGCCTACGGCGGCTGCTGCGAAGGCCGGGTGGAACTCTCGGTGTGGCTGGATACCGATGCGGTCCGCTTCGAATTGCGCGACTATGCCGATCCGGTCGATCCGAATCTGATCAAGCCACGCGATTTGTCCGAGTGCCGCCCCGGTGGCCTTGGTATCAATCTGATCGACAGTGTCATGGACCACTGGGTTTTCCGACACCCCGAAGAGGGTGGCGGTAATCTGCTGACCATGATCAAACGACTACCCTGA
- the pssA gene encoding CDP-diacylglycerol--serine O-phosphatidyltransferase: MSAPEPENRRRPPGIYLLPNLLTTGALFSGFYAIVAAINGQFVAAVTAVFVAALFDGLDGRVARMTNTQSEFGVQYDSLSDLISFGLAPALVVYMWALAGLREYGNFTGKLGWLIAFLYTACAALRLARFNTQAGHSDKRFFTGLASPAAAGALMAFVWAMESFDFVGGSVRWFALVLTLALALLMVSRVPYFSFKVWPERVPFFWILVVVVAIVPVAAHPPSVLLMIGLVYVASGPVMWAWRRLRRRAVNSPQKPESSV, from the coding sequence ATGAGCGCACCTGAGCCCGAGAACCGACGTCGCCCACCCGGCATCTACCTGTTGCCCAACCTGCTGACCACTGGGGCCCTGTTCTCCGGCTTCTATGCCATCGTGGCGGCCATCAACGGCCAGTTCGTGGCCGCCGTGACCGCGGTCTTTGTCGCTGCCCTGTTCGATGGCCTGGACGGCCGCGTGGCGCGCATGACCAACACCCAGAGCGAGTTCGGCGTGCAGTACGACAGCCTTTCCGATCTGATCAGCTTCGGCCTGGCGCCAGCGCTGGTGGTCTACATGTGGGCGCTGGCGGGCTTGCGCGAGTACGGCAATTTCACCGGCAAGCTGGGCTGGCTGATCGCTTTTCTCTACACTGCCTGTGCGGCGCTTCGTCTGGCGCGCTTCAATACCCAGGCCGGGCACAGCGACAAGCGCTTCTTCACCGGACTGGCCAGTCCTGCGGCGGCCGGGGCCTTGATGGCCTTCGTCTGGGCCATGGAGAGCTTTGACTTCGTGGGCGGCAGCGTGCGTTGGTTCGCGCTGGTGCTGACACTGGCCCTGGCCTTGCTGATGGTGTCGCGCGTGCCCTATTTCAGTTTCAAGGTCTGGCCCGAGCGGGTGCCGTTCTTCTGGATTCTGGTTGTCGTTGTCGCCATTGTGCCGGTGGCTGCACATCCACCCTCGGTGCTGCTGATGATCGGGCTGGTGTATGTGGCCAGCGGTCCGGTCATGTGGGCCTGGCGTCGACTGCGGCGGCGGGCCGTCAACTCGCCGCAGAAGCCGGAATCGAGCGTGTGA
- a CDS encoding DUF4124 domain-containing protein, with product MRWITAMVVVSLGLSAAAMAQQTGKTKMYKWTDENGTVHYSAKPDEQVQAEELELRRGPRREATQPEVVVDSKEVARCQMIRDSVRNLEGGSDTLEIQADDGSTRPMTAEERGPLLERYRAAQAECDKSAAPPPAQ from the coding sequence ATGCGATGGATAACTGCAATGGTGGTGGTTTCCCTGGGTCTGTCGGCGGCGGCCATGGCGCAGCAGACGGGCAAGACCAAGATGTACAAATGGACCGACGAAAACGGCACCGTGCACTATTCGGCCAAGCCGGACGAGCAGGTGCAAGCCGAGGAACTGGAGCTGCGACGCGGTCCCAGGCGGGAGGCCACGCAGCCTGAAGTGGTGGTTGATTCCAAGGAAGTGGCGCGCTGTCAGATGATTCGCGACAGCGTCCGCAATCTTGAAGGCGGGTCGGACACCCTCGAGATCCAGGCCGACGACGGCAGCACCCGGCCGATGACCGCTGAAGAACGCGGGCCATTGCTGGAGCGCTATCGAGCGGCGCAGGCTGAATGCGACAAATCTGCGGCACCGCCGCCCGCACAATGA
- a CDS encoding DUF4124 domain-containing protein, which produces MTSRRSGRPGGASQSGRARHWLLGLLLIGAAALAWWWLAPQSIPEAVREHLPEPVQPAARNPVLYKWKDDQGRWNITDRPPEGRSFEAITVDPDTNVLPSGVAPEQD; this is translated from the coding sequence ATGACATCGCGCCGCAGTGGGCGGCCGGGCGGCGCCAGCCAGTCCGGCCGAGCCAGGCACTGGTTGCTCGGTCTGCTGTTGATCGGCGCAGCTGCGCTTGCCTGGTGGTGGCTGGCGCCTCAGAGCATTCCCGAAGCCGTGCGTGAGCATCTGCCAGAGCCCGTCCAGCCCGCTGCCCGCAATCCGGTGCTGTACAAGTGGAAGGATGATCAGGGCCGCTGGAACATCACCGATCGGCCTCCTGAAGGCCGCAGCTTTGAGGCCATCACCGTAGACCCCGACACCAATGTGCTGCCATCGGGTGTGGCGCCGGAGCAGGATTAG
- a CDS encoding PDZ domain-containing protein: MNRKFQGLGLALAIALGSGNLWAAEGDKADNEQIRQQLREAQQQLAEVGKRVAELSAQVGGDPARVQMFRFLGDPDRAVIGVILGEGNSEGVKVQGVTPGGPAEKAGLRPGDVITAVRGARVSGDQAQLALRESLKGLKDGDKVKLSVRRDGKTFDSEISAERQGSIEFTAAPNARAFWFDSGDLPAMAPLPEGFDQEIETIVERALGDAPHEHINIMTRLGTGGLRLSSMNPGLGHYFGVNEGALVLEINGDDYAGLQPGDVILEVDGKAVSDPREAMRELGNHDASRPVEVKVQRDRVPQLVSVKTPEKRMLLREMVAPPAPPSAPPPPSAPAPTWKERSSSI; encoded by the coding sequence ATGAATCGCAAGTTTCAAGGATTGGGGCTGGCGCTGGCCATCGCCCTGGGCAGCGGCAACCTCTGGGCTGCCGAGGGGGACAAGGCCGACAACGAGCAGATCCGGCAACAGCTGCGTGAAGCGCAACAGCAGCTGGCCGAGGTTGGAAAGCGCGTGGCCGAACTCTCGGCGCAGGTGGGCGGAGACCCGGCCCGCGTGCAGATGTTCCGCTTCCTCGGCGATCCGGATCGAGCCGTGATCGGCGTCATTCTGGGCGAGGGCAACAGCGAGGGCGTCAAGGTGCAAGGTGTCACGCCCGGCGGTCCGGCGGAAAAGGCCGGTCTTCGGCCCGGAGATGTGATTACCGCGGTACGCGGTGCCCGCGTCAGCGGCGACCAGGCGCAGCTGGCGCTGCGGGAATCGCTCAAGGGCCTGAAAGATGGCGACAAGGTCAAGCTCAGTGTGCGCCGCGACGGCAAGACCTTCGACAGCGAGATCTCGGCGGAGCGTCAGGGCAGCATCGAATTCACGGCGGCCCCGAATGCGCGCGCCTTCTGGTTTGATTCCGGGGACCTGCCGGCCATGGCGCCGCTGCCCGAGGGATTCGACCAGGAGATCGAGACCATCGTCGAGCGCGCCCTGGGCGATGCACCCCACGAGCACATCAACATCATGACCCGCCTGGGCACCGGCGGACTGCGCCTGAGCTCGATGAACCCTGGCCTGGGGCATTACTTTGGCGTCAACGAGGGCGCGCTGGTGCTGGAAATCAACGGTGATGACTACGCCGGCCTGCAGCCCGGCGACGTGATTCTGGAAGTTGACGGCAAGGCTGTCAGCGACCCGCGAGAGGCCATGCGCGAGCTTGGCAACCACGACGCCTCACGACCGGTGGAAGTCAAGGTGCAACGCGATCGGGTACCGCAACTGGTGTCGGTCAAGACGCCCGAGAAACGAATGCTGCTCCGCGAAATGGTAGCGCCGCCGGCACCGCCATCGGCGCCACCACCGCCCTCCGCGCCGGCACCGACCTGGAAGGAACGATCCTCGTCGATCTGA
- a CDS encoding sigma-70 family RNA polymerase sigma factor gives MKRRDLEAFEQVYRLFDRPVYTLALRLLGNETEAYDLLQDSFLKLFEQVSQYRSEAPFWSWLRRIVVNTALMRLRGRRPMDELDSLMLDHLSDSGPDPVDSVSAQDLKRALGQLPALSRAVLWLYHVEGYTHEEIADAFERTVSFSKSQVARASARLRTLLNQEDEQWNPASIPA, from the coding sequence ATGAAACGCCGCGATCTGGAGGCCTTCGAGCAGGTTTATCGCCTGTTCGACCGCCCGGTGTACACCCTGGCGCTGCGATTGTTGGGTAACGAGACCGAGGCCTATGACCTGTTGCAGGACAGTTTCCTGAAACTGTTCGAGCAGGTCAGCCAGTACCGCAGCGAAGCACCGTTCTGGTCATGGCTGCGGCGGATCGTGGTCAATACCGCCTTGATGCGACTGCGCGGGCGGCGACCGATGGACGAGCTCGATTCGCTGATGCTTGACCACCTCAGCGACAGCGGCCCGGATCCGGTGGACAGCGTGAGCGCTCAGGACCTGAAGCGGGCACTGGGCCAGCTGCCAGCGCTGTCGCGCGCGGTGCTGTGGCTTTACCACGTCGAGGGCTACACCCATGAGGAGATCGCCGACGCCTTCGAACGCACGGTGAGTTTTTCCAAATCGCAGGTGGCGCGCGCCAGTGCCCGCCTGCGCACATTGCTGAATCAGGAGGATGAACAATGGAATCCCGCGTCGATACCAGCTTGA
- a CDS encoding TetR/AcrR family transcriptional regulator, with protein sequence MSEAADRSAIDRILDEAVRLFAARGFAGVSMNDLATAAQVSKANIFHHFANKDDLYLAALKHAAADFPKELAELTRSAPTLAERIRLFVVWHSRRLREREPQTRLLLRELFGEGQHGPEIAREIFGDARQRLLELVASGQASGELRADVEPAVLALTLVAVDVFGFLAGPTLKAIPDMAFGADGCVLAERVSDLILHGALVRDLPADTSGVVA encoded by the coding sequence ATGTCTGAAGCCGCTGACCGCAGTGCCATCGACCGCATCCTCGACGAGGCCGTGCGGCTGTTTGCCGCCCGCGGTTTTGCCGGCGTGTCGATGAACGATCTGGCCACGGCAGCACAGGTCAGCAAGGCCAACATCTTTCATCACTTTGCCAACAAGGATGATCTGTACCTGGCAGCGCTCAAGCATGCCGCGGCGGATTTTCCGAAGGAGCTGGCAGAGCTCACGCGCAGCGCGCCCACGCTGGCCGAGCGCATCCGCCTGTTCGTGGTCTGGCATTCCCGGCGCCTGCGTGAACGTGAGCCGCAAACCCGGCTGCTGCTGCGCGAGTTGTTTGGTGAGGGTCAGCATGGACCGGAGATTGCCCGCGAGATCTTTGGCGACGCCAGGCAGCGTCTGTTGGAACTGGTGGCTTCGGGTCAGGCTTCAGGCGAGTTGCGCGCCGATGTGGAGCCGGCGGTGCTGGCCTTGACACTGGTGGCCGTCGACGTCTTCGGCTTTCTCGCGGGACCGACGCTCAAGGCTATCCCCGACATGGCTTTCGGCGCCGACGGTTGCGTCCTGGCCGAACGCGTGTCTGATCTGATTCTGCATGGCGCGCTGGTGCGCGACCTGCCTGCTGATACTTCTGGAGTGGTGGCATGA
- a CDS encoding efflux RND transporter periplasmic adaptor subunit, translating to MSARGTKHLLILAGALLTLAGCHSEETKPAPRGTPITAQAPTVREVANVERSVGVITSPELPLVKAEATGRVIELLVDAGSKVTVDQPLARLDDEVQQLALKSARASLRRAEVQRDNAQTSLARLVDLRSSGAVSQGALDDARAAADAAVAQVNEARAAVEQAQWALRMTTIKAPIAGIVQQRRVAVGDLVRSGDPVIELAAASALRAVLPFPETFLGRIQVGQQVRLVLPDQPDTTVDGQINELRPIVGRDNRAIEAIVAFPNPGNWKPGGSVVGEVILEARPDALTIPIEALVLRPAGELVYVLEDDKVKATPIAVGVRTGSYVEVLSGLDAGQRVAVKGAGFLTDGALVQVREE from the coding sequence ATGAGTGCGCGCGGAACCAAACATCTCCTGATCCTGGCCGGCGCCTTGCTGACGCTGGCGGGATGTCACAGCGAAGAGACCAAGCCGGCACCGCGGGGCACGCCGATCACGGCGCAGGCGCCAACGGTGCGCGAGGTGGCCAATGTCGAGCGCAGTGTCGGCGTGATCACCTCGCCGGAATTGCCGTTGGTGAAAGCTGAAGCCACCGGCCGCGTCATCGAACTGCTGGTCGATGCCGGCAGCAAGGTCACGGTGGACCAGCCGCTGGCGCGACTCGACGATGAAGTACAGCAACTGGCGCTGAAATCGGCGCGCGCCTCACTGCGCCGCGCAGAAGTACAGCGCGACAATGCCCAGACCTCGCTGGCCAGACTGGTCGACCTGCGCAGCAGCGGTGCGGTCTCGCAGGGTGCGCTGGATGATGCCCGTGCCGCCGCTGACGCCGCCGTCGCCCAGGTCAACGAGGCCAGGGCCGCGGTGGAACAGGCGCAGTGGGCGCTGAGAATGACCACGATCAAGGCGCCGATTGCCGGCATCGTCCAGCAGCGTCGGGTGGCCGTCGGCGATCTGGTCCGCAGCGGCGATCCGGTGATCGAGCTGGCTGCAGCCTCTGCGCTGCGCGCGGTCTTGCCCTTCCCCGAGACCTTCCTCGGGCGCATCCAGGTCGGACAGCAGGTACGTCTGGTGCTCCCGGATCAGCCTGACACCACCGTGGACGGCCAGATCAACGAACTGCGGCCCATCGTCGGTCGCGACAATCGTGCCATTGAAGCCATCGTCGCCTTTCCCAATCCGGGCAATTGGAAGCCCGGTGGCAGCGTGGTCGGCGAGGTCATCCTCGAAGCCCGGCCCGATGCACTGACCATTCCCATCGAGGCCCTGGTGCTGCGTCCGGCCGGCGAGCTGGTCTATGTGCTGGAGGACGACAAGGTCAAGGCCACGCCGATCGCGGTCGGCGTGCGCACCGGCAGCTACGTGGAAGTGCTGAGCGGTCTGGACGCGGGGCAGCGCGTCGCGGTCAAGGGCGCCGGCTTCCTGACCGATGGCGCGCTGGTGCAGGTGCGCGAGGAATAG